The stretch of DNA TTGTTCTCTGACCTGTTCCTTAGGAATCGCTGGAACAAATAACGTGAACAACACAATAATTGGCAGAATAATAGCGTATACCCAAAAGCTTGTATGCCAATCAATTTTTAGTAATTGACCAGCAACGAATGCTAAAATAGCGGTACCTAAACTTTGAAATGCACTTTGAAAGCCAATCAGTTTTGCACGTTCATCACCATCGAAAAAGTAACTAATCATCGAAACCGCTAAGGAATTAAATAAACCAAAACCAATTCCTAATCCAGCTCTAGACAATAAGATAGCCGTAAAGTTAGTACTAAATACAGGAATCAGACCAGAAATCAATGAAATAATCAGACCTAGCTGAACAGTTTGCTTCGTACCTAACCATTTCGCAAAAAAACTACTCAATAAAACAAAAATCAGAACCATGAGGGCCGGAACAGTGGTTAACATTTCAATAGATGATAATGGAACGTCCGGGAAGCTTTTTGCCATTGCTGGAATATTTCCAGAAATCACACTTGCCGAAGTTAAAACCAATGAAATAGAAAGCAATGAAAACTTCATTAGCCATCCTTTTTTCATAAAAAAACACTCCTAACAAATTTATTTAGCAATCAACAGCAGTGCAATATATTGTTGATCATTTGGCATTTTGAAAAACTTTTTACTATTCAGATTTATTGGAAATACAGTGCTCGTCATATTCCAGGTATCAATCAACTGTGCAGAATATTCCTTATCTGCTGGTAAGAAATCAAAGATTTCAAATCCTGGCTGACTATCTCCAAAATAGATTAGGACCTTATTAAAATCATCTGTTGCACCACCATAAAGTTCCCAGTGTGGGCCCGTGGTGGCGATTGCATTCAAATGCCCTAAATGATTATTTTGAAAGATATCATGTAAATAATTCATTCTTAAATAGCTTTGACCAACAAGCTTTGCACCGTGAAAAGACCATACAGGTGCATGTGGCACTTCACCATCAACATAGGATTCTCCATGAGTAACATAACCGCCGCGTGCAACAATTTTCCAAAATGAATCAGTCATATGCTGAGGAGTTAAATCCCCCCATCCATATTGGGTATTGCCCTCATACCGGCATTCATCAATGACAACCGGCTTACGATATTCTTGTTTCCATTGATCCACAAAAAACAAATTATCCGTTTGAACACTTAAGTGTGTAATCCATGGCTTGGTATGGTCGTACCAGTTCTTAGTAGTTCCTTTATGAATTGGCGGATCATAAAAGTTATGAATGGACAGTAGATGGCGATTAGGATCCTCTAAGTAGACCTTTTCAGCTAAATCATCCCAGTCCGCCAATTTTTTTTGTCCAGTCATATCAGCCAAATCGTATTCATTAGCCATAGACCACCATATATTTTTATATGAAGCCAATCTAGCTACCAAATATTCAATATACTTAAAATCCTCTTGCTGGGTCATAGAACATAGGCCACGTGGCGTATCATTATATGGATGGAAAAGGATTAAATCAACTTGAATATTCAAAGCCGTCAATTCATCAATGCAGTTTTCTAGGTGCTGAAAATATGCTGGATTGAAGATCTGATGATCTAATTCAACCGTATAATTATCAGGATGCTCGGAACTACTCTTTTTATCAATCTTTTCACGTTTGATAACTTTATACGGATAACTTGTATATTCCGTTTGAAACATATAATTCCAAATAGGAAAGACAGTCATCCGTACTTTATTAAACTTATTTTCTTTTAGTGACTCTAAAGTCAGATTTTGTCGCTCATCACTTTGTAAATGCCATCCATACAGGGTAGTC from Lactiplantibacillus brownii encodes:
- a CDS encoding DUF5060 domain-containing protein, with protein sequence MQVIEQYQRFELTKTYTESKNPFSDVELFGYFSNGKTTKKVRGFYDGDGLFKLRFMPTELGIWNYYTQSNISELANLTGSFECSQPNQENHGMVVTKNKTYFQYSDGTDFAPFGTTLYGWHLQSDERQNLTLESLKENKFNKVRMTVFPIWNYMFQTEYTSYPYKVIKREKIDKKSSSEHPDNYTVELDHQIFNPAYFQHLENCIDELTALNIQVDLILFHPYNDTPRGLCSMTQQEDFKYIEYLVARLASYKNIWWSMANEYDLADMTGQKKLADWDDLAEKVYLEDPNRHLLSIHNFYDPPIHKGTTKNWYDHTKPWITHLSVQTDNLFFVDQWKQEYRKPVVIDECRYEGNTQYGWGDLTPQHMTDSFWKIVARGGYVTHGESYVDGEVPHAPVWSFHGAKLVGQSYLRMNYLHDIFQNNHLGHLNAIATTGPHWELYGGATDDFNKVLIYFGDSQPGFEIFDFLPADKEYSAQLIDTWNMTSTVFPINLNSKKFFKMPNDQQYIALLLIAK